One window of Bacillus alkalicellulosilyticus genomic DNA carries:
- the floA gene encoding flotillin-like protein FloA (flotillin-like protein involved in membrane lipid rafts) gives MPGTGDIMILVVLGLIIIAFAVLFTFVPVMLWISALAAGVKIGIFELVGMRLRRVIPARVVNPLIKAVKAGLDLNTSKLEGHYLAGGNVDRVVNALIAAQRANIDLSFERAAAIDLAGRDVLEAVQMSVNPKVIETPFIAGVAMDGIEVKAKARITVRANIDRLVGGAGEDTVIARVGEGIVSTIGSASNHKKVLENPDMISQTVLSKGLDAGTAFEILSIDIADIDIGKNIGAELQTDQAEADKKIAQAKAEERRAMAVAKEQEMKAKVEEMRAKVVEAEAEVPMALAEALRSGNMGVMDYVNYQNISADTDMRDSIGKATGENKKDNK, from the coding sequence ATGCCAGGTACTGGAGATATTATGATTTTAGTTGTACTCGGGTTAATTATTATTGCGTTTGCGGTATTATTTACGTTTGTACCAGTTATGCTTTGGATTTCGGCTTTAGCAGCTGGGGTGAAAATTGGAATTTTTGAATTAGTGGGAATGAGACTCCGTCGAGTTATTCCAGCTCGTGTTGTTAATCCATTAATTAAAGCGGTAAAAGCAGGTTTAGATTTAAATACAAGTAAGCTTGAAGGTCACTATCTTGCTGGTGGTAATGTTGACAGGGTTGTAAATGCCCTCATTGCTGCACAACGTGCGAATATTGACTTATCATTTGAGCGTGCGGCTGCGATTGACCTTGCTGGTCGTGATGTATTAGAAGCAGTACAAATGAGCGTTAACCCAAAAGTTATTGAAACACCATTCATTGCCGGTGTAGCGATGGACGGAATTGAAGTAAAAGCAAAGGCTCGTATTACAGTTCGAGCAAACATCGACCGTTTAGTCGGGGGTGCTGGAGAAGATACGGTTATCGCTCGTGTTGGTGAAGGGATTGTATCAACGATTGGTTCTGCAAGTAATCACAAAAAAGTACTTGAAAATCCAGATATGATTTCACAAACTGTTTTATCAAAAGGACTAGATGCAGGAACAGCATTTGAAATTCTTTCGATTGATATTGCTGACATTGATATCGGTAAAAATATTGGGGCTGAGCTTCAAACTGACCAAGCGGAAGCCGATAAGAAAATTGCTCAAGCGAAAGCCGAAGAGCGTCGTGCAATGGCAGTAGCGAAAGAACAAGAAATGAAAGCTAAAGTTGAAGAAATGCGTGCAAAAGTTGTGGAAGCTGAAGCTGAAGTACCTATGGCATTAGCGGAAGCATTACGAAGCGGTAATATGGGTGTTATGGACTATGTAAATTACCAAAACATAAGTGCTGATACAGATATGAGAGATTCAATCGGGAAAGCAACTGGAGAAAACAAAAAGGATAATAAATAG
- the yqfC gene encoding sporulation protein YqfC has protein sequence MKRFKQRMKKWITEGMDLPADVLMDLPRITMIGQLHIYIENHRGVLQFSNEELRLLLSQGQLLIKGEQFVIKTILPEELLLEGKIDQVIYINE, from the coding sequence ATGAAAAGATTCAAGCAACGCATGAAAAAATGGATAACCGAAGGGATGGACCTTCCAGCTGACGTGCTCATGGACCTACCGCGAATCACGATGATCGGACAATTACATATCTATATTGAAAACCATCGTGGTGTTCTTCAATTTTCAAATGAGGAACTGCGGTTGTTATTATCACAGGGGCAACTTCTAATTAAAGGAGAACAATTTGTTATTAAGACGATTCTTCCTGAAGAATTGTTACTAGAAGGAAAAATCGACCAAGTTATATACATTAATGAATAA